GTCCCTGAACTGGCACTGGGGACCAACCCAGCAGGTTCAGGCGGGAGTTGCAGCCGTGGCATGCTCGGAGTCTCTCTGGGGATGGAGGGTCCCGGatagggatgggctgggatccGGAGCTGGGACTGCCGGGGCAGCTGCGGGTCTGGGCTGGCAGCCCGGGGCTGCGGCGGTGTCGAGCCCCTGGTGGCGGCGTTGGGAGGGTTGGTCCCGGGCTGGTGGCTGACACCTTGAGCAGGTGCCGACACCGAGATGCGGGGTGAGAGCTGAGCCTGCCCCCGAGCTCCTCTCCCCGGGCACGGGGCCGCTGCCCTCGGGTGGCCTCCGCTTCCCGCTGAGTTTCGGGAgcggagcggccccggggccacagggctggggctgggcagagcccttTGAGCGGCGACCCGCCGGGaatgcagggatggggatcGGGATTTGTGCAGGGATCCTCCCGTGCTTGCTCCCCGAGGAGGGCTTCTCCGGCCAGGCTTCTCCTGCCAGGGTTCTGAGGCAGCCCACGGCCGGGTTTTTAGGGCGGCACAAACATCACCCCCCATCTCCCATCTGcgcctccctgccctgccctgccccaggcactgccGGCCCTGCTGCTCGGGCTCAGACACCCGCGCCGCTTTTGCTGTCACGGTAATTGCCCGGGATCAATTATTCATTGTGCAGTAGTGAAGCAGGGAGAGGATAGAAAACCCGgctgagcagccagccctgggctctggccGGCCTcgcagagggacaggagcagagctcgGGGAATGCCCCTTGTGAGCACTTTCACAATGACTCCCACGAAGATTTTCTCAAGCTTTGGtagttctgctttgcatttctggCTTTGCTTTCTTCCCCTCAGCCCCGTGCTGTGCTTTagctgctgttccctgcagctgtgagctGCCTTGGTTCTTAGTTGTCACTTTTAAATCCTGAGGTGCTCAACAGCCTTTCACAGTTAGAAGTTTCCAGTCTGGTGGATCTGGGCACAGTCTGTCCCATGCTAAGAACCcaaattgtaaaatattttccttctgctttgggAAAGATCTACTTTGGAAAGATTGATGTTTGCCTGGATGATGTAGGTGCTCTTTTTTGCATCAGCTGCAATCCAGCTGATGTGGAGTAGGGTGTtgcctccagcacagggaacacACTGCTCTCTGCATCTCTCCCAAAACAACCCTGGTCTCATTCCCATGGAGTTAAATGCTTTTGGGGACAGGTGAGGCATCTCAGAGCAAAGGTCTTTGAAGGGCAGCAGGATCCAGAGAGATTCCCCATGGGACAcagggaggatggagctgccatggctggggacagccacaaGGCTGGCTCttcctgcagtgtcccaggagaTCCATTCACCCCTCCTGGGTGAGAGCACAGTTggagcagcacatcctgctCACATCCATGTCCAACAGCCTGCAGGGacttccctgcttttcccaatCTCTGGTTTTGGCTGAGGAGGTACCTGGGTGTGGGGCAGctctctgagctgtgttttgcctcctcttcctcagcatcaccacaaaagaaagagaaaacctgAGCATCCCAATCAGGAGCCAGGAAAGGCTCAATCAAACATCCCTGTGGCCAGGCATTCCTTGAGCCACAGTGGCTCCATGATTGAGAGGAGCAGaggctttgaaatgaaaagctgagagccacagaaaaaaaaaaaaaaatctctgaccTCCTCTTGCTGGGGATTCCAGGGAATGCCACCTGTGCCAGCACTTCTGGCAgtgggagagctggcagcaccagggcaggctccagctctcagctgtgctgtctCCATGGCTGGggttttcccagctggaagtcCCAGCTGTGGGCCACCAGCAAGGCCacattatttaaagaaatgctggagaagttgaggctgtgctggcactagttggaattttctgtgctggtgAGCTGGAAGAGTCCTgggtgtgagcagcagctcagaaaaaccTGCTCGAGGTACAGACCAAGGAGCAGAGGGTTTGCAGTTCTTCTGCCCTGTCTTGGTTtcaataaaactttaaaaacttgaaaaaactaatttttgaGATAGTGAGTGATCCTCAATGGCAAAGAGAACCCAGGGAGTGGGTAAGAGGTGCAAGGTTTGAGGATgttggagcaggcagggcagtgctggtttttttttctcaatgagGAGATAATTCTCAGGAactctcttgcttttgctctggTCTCAGACCTATCATCGTCCTTCCCTAAAATGACCCCAGAGAGCCATCCTGGGCTTTGGAGGcagctcttgcttctgctttctcttccccttctcaGAAAATACTGCCTTGGCTTCTCAGTCTGAGACAGAAACTGGAAGGGTGAAGTGTGAGATCCTCCAGGGAGATTGGAGTAAATCCCCTCAGCCCCTCGACCTGCCCTGATGCAGACAGGGAAACCCAGAGGCTGGGAATGGCAAAACCACTTTGTTGGGTGAAGGGGAGGATGCAGGTGGTGAAATAAGGGAAATCTGCACGTGGAGGTCAGGGACACACAGATGCTGAGGGCAGTGAGACCAAGGCATTGGGAATGGAGAAATCCAGATggtggctgctggctcctgagctgctgctgctgctataGAGAGAGCATGGGAGGTTTTGGAAGAGCTTGTGAGGTGGAAGGACAGCACCTCCTTCAgacagcaccagcactgcctccactgctgcctcctccagcagccccttggCCACATGAAGTGGTGAGAAGGTGTCAGCCCCCCTCAGGTACTGGAAAAGATGCTCAATGGCTCCAGAGAGGGCTCAGAGCCCCTTACAGgacctaaaggggctccaggagagctggggagggaatttggacaagggcctggagtgacagggcaagggggaacagcttcccactgccagagggcagggttaggtgggatacttggaaggaattcctggctgtgagggtgggcaggccctggcacagggtgcccatagcagctgtggctgcccctggatccctggcagtgctcaaggccaggctggacagggcttggagaagcCTGGGACAGTGAACCCCATGGAAGGGGGTGGGATAAGATGGGCTttagatcccttccaacccaaaccatcctgtgagCCTGTGAAACATGGTCACATCCCCATTCTTGAGGTCCCAAGTTAGATTTGGGCAGCAAGGTGGCCTTGGCTGATGAAGTCCCTGGTgcccccagccaggagcaggtcTGTGGGCTGGCAGTGATGGCATTGatgcctctccccagcccaggtgatgctgagcagagctcagccctttGCAGACAGCATTTCACAGCCCTGGTAATGCTCTCAGCCCGAGATGGAACCAACCCTGGCtcatggtgaggcagctgctcATCCCCTCCAtgccagagaagagcagcagaggctctgATTGAATTAGTGCAAGGATTTAATTTAATCCCCAAATGTCTCTCATTTTAAAGGAGCCTGTTCATTTCCTTCTAGGACCTTATCAGATGCAGGCACCCAGCACTGTGAGCAGGACTGGGCAGAtaggcagtgctgggggagggctttgtgggtttttcctcTAATTATTTCATGAGATAATGATGACAGTGATTGCAAGACAAATAAAACATCAGCAGCATCATTGAGGCACACTCTGGTGCAAatgggcagcctggcagggcagggctgggaacatTCCCTTCTTACAGGGAATTACTGGGTAATTTCACCCCAAGGGTGGGGTGAGGGAGCATTTGCTTTGTGCCTGACACCAAATCCAGCTGTTTCATGGACAGAGCGATGTCATGAAGGGACCAGCGTGGTCTCTGAATTTGTGTTCTGACTCACTGGGGGAGTTCAGGTGATGCTGAATTGCTGCTGGGgtgagccaggctgggtgggacagacctgctgctctctgtgctaCAGGTGACACAGGATGTGATAAACCAGGACAAGGCACAGCTGGACACGTGtgggctcctgcccagctggctgtggcactgagctCCAGCATCTTCCTGGAAACCTGCCCAGCTCTTTGCCCCCTGAGCTCAGGCTGGGTGGTGTCTGTGCTGGCCCCTCTGTGCACAGGGGGTCACACCCCCACCCCGGGGTGTTTCATGGAGAtgacagcagcttctgcagcccaacatctgcacacagctgcctggggatgTCCAGGGGTGGTTATCCCCTCTATGCTCTGGGGGATGAGGGGTatccagcagcaggatggctctcccagggatgctgtcaCAGGCTGGGACCTCCATGGGGATGGAACCTCTGTCCACTCTGTGTGTGCCTCTTCCCAATGGGATGTGAGGCTGGATGGGTTGACTCCTGGGGCTGTTGCCCCTTTTAAAGCTGAAGTCAATTTATACAGAGGGAGTGTCTTTCTTAACTCCAGCTTGCTGGTGTCCCTGGGTTTGGGAAAATGCTTGGATTTCAGCTGGGGATACAGTGACTTCTTTTCAGGGTGACTTGTTAGCTGGGGGTGGTCCTATGGAATagtccctgccccaggatcTGTGTAGGAGGGAATTGCTTCTTAAAGAGagaattttctctcctttggtcttttttccctgctgggctggTTTTGCCCTTAGGCTTAGGCACAAAAATTACACGGGACCCTGCTCTGGCAAGGGAGGGCTTATCAGAGGCTCACCCTGCTCACAAAAACAACCTTGGAGGTTCTTTCCCTTGGGCTTTTCCCTTTGAAAGGACAGAGCTTGCTCAGgccttccccagctgcagagagacctggaaaaACCAGCCGCAAAGGCACAAACCCCCgacaggggctggcaggagtgGCTGTGGTTTTGTAGAGCTTGCCCAGAGCCTCGGGCTGAGCTGGGGTAatgcagggaagggcagagcccGGCGCTTCCCTTCGGCCTTTTGATGATAAGAGTGCaggagggggcagagctgccgGACGAGCTGCTGGCtttctctgcagccccagggagatccctgcagggcagcagctcgCAGCAGCCATCGGGGTGAGGATTCTGCCACGGCTCTGCCTCTGCGGCTGGAGCCCAGCCGGCACCCTGGGATTCCTCACAACCCCCCCGGTGCTGCCGGGAGCTGAGTGCCACCATCCCACTCCTGCCAGCTGGGGGACCTGGTGCTCCAGGGCTCAGGAGCAGGACTGGGTGCTGACAGCAATGGGTGACTTGGCAccacttggggacatggggacgATGCCATCCCACCCCACCAGAGCACTGTTAGTGTTGTACAAATCCGTGCCAGCCTTGTAGGTGGGGTGTGAGGAGGTGAAAGGCTCCCCAGGAAGGTGGCCAGAGAGATTTGGGGTGCTTCTTTCATCCTTCTTTATCTTCTCCTCTGGCAGATGCTGGAGACGGACACCGAGAAGCCGGGGCAGATGCACTCGGAGGATGGGAAGGCAGCAATGGGTGATGCCCCTCTGGCTGCCAAGGCAGCggctctggctgagccctgggacACTCTGGAGGCCACCCAggctcctctcctggcagaAAAGCAGCCGGTGGCCACCGcaaagggagaggagcagcccagctccctgccagcctttgTCATCCCCGAGCTGCGGCTGGACAGCACCTTCAGCCAGAGAGCGGAGGGCACGGCGGGCGGCACCACGGATGGtgaggacgaggaggaggatgaggaggaagatgaggacgaggaggacgaggaggaggaggaggacagcGATGAGCAGTACCTGGAGAGGAACGAGCTGAAGCGCAGCAGCATGATCGAGACGTCGGGCGGGCAGCCCGACTACACCCTGAGCGTGCAGGGCTCCCTGCGGCGCCGCACGCACAGCGAGGGCAGCCTCCTGCAGGAGGCCAAGGGCCACTGCTTCACCTCCGACACCACCCTGCACTGCTCCGACAGCCAGGGCACCGCCGCACACTGGGCACTGCCCTCCCCACGGACCCTCAAGAAGGAGCTCGTCAAAAACGGCGGCTCCATCCACCAGCTGACGCTGCTCTTCTCGGGCCACAGGAAGGTACGAGAGCCACGGCTGGCCGTggtgctgggacagctcctgggctgggggtgtccTGCCATGTGGCGCCTGTCTGCATGAGCATGGCAAAGCTCCCTTCTGAGCGCTCAGGAgggtccctgcccctggcagcgAGCTCTGGAGGTGTCAGCAGCCGGGGCATGGCACCCAGAGCAAcgtgctggggctgtgggtggcacTGCCGCCACTGCACCCACGCCCTGCAGGGCCCATGGCCTGGGCAGCGCTGTCTGCTGGGActgctggtggcagaggtgCCCCTGGGGATCTGGGAAtgcacagggctgctcccagcagcgGTGGAGAGAGTCCCTGGTGACAGTCCCCAGTGTGCAGGGTGTGCCAGGAGCAGTGTAACCTCTGCCCCACCAGCCTTCTGCAGGGCTTTGACCACTGTGGGGTCCATCTCATGGaaaagctgtgctcagcagtaATGTGTCACcccacctctgctgcaggaagagcagcataGGCTGTtctgaggcagctctgcccaggacTGGCCCATGCAGTCCAGGGGTCTGGGGAGCCCTCTgacccccagagcagagatggcCCTGGCTGCATGGAAACGAGCAGTGCAGGAAGCGTGCAGGAAACGAGCTGTCAGTGCAAAGATCATTCATGGGAAGCCCTGCTGttcccatgtccccaggtggcactggcagggTGCTGAGAGTGGCCCCTGgccccaaaccctgctctgccccatctgcagctctgggtgctgctcggggctctgtgctctgcacaggactGCAGTCCAGTGCTCAGGGTCCTCGCTTCACAGCTCAGGACCATGTTCTGCTTTTGCTCCAGAGCAATGGCTCCTtggcaggagaggctgctgcagacCCTGGGGCTAAACCCATGCTGGGGTTAAACCCATGCTGGGTTAACCCTCTTCCTGCCACGCTGGTTGAAAAGTCACCCTGATGCTGCTTCCTGGAAGAATTTTTGGGCTCAGAGTCCCTGACCATCTGGTGAGAGCCCTTCCCAGAGTTACAcactgctgggatggggctgctgtctgcaggggAGCCCAAACTCTCCTGGGGACTGAGGCCAACAATTGTGTGCGGGAGGAGATGGAGGGTTCAGACCCGCCCTATCCCCGATAAAAAAAAGCCACCCTTATGTCAGAGACGCGGTCGCTGCCTGTCACACGTGCGAGGGAGGCGGTGACAGCGTCAGCGCCGGCTGAGAGCGTCCCGTGAGCGGTGCCCTGAAGGAGAGCTCGCAGTGCCGCTGTGTGTGCAGCCCCgagcctgcagccctgcatccctgcagccctggagccctgcagcGCTGCCCGAGCCGAGCGGGCTGTGTGTCCTCCCGGGCACCCTGGGTCCTGCTCCCCCCTGCCCCGGGGAGCCGCCAGCTGCacttcctgctctcctctggggGGATGCTTTCCCGAGAGGTGACCGGAGCTCCTCCTGCGTTAAACTGTTCTAGTGCACGTTGGGCTGGGTTTCTGGGGGCAGGGAATGGGTAGCCAGTGCCGGTGGAGAGGGCAGTGTGGTggctgcacctcctgcagctcccagttccaagcctgcagcagctctggctgcctggaGCCTAATTCCCTGCCCACGTGTTCTGCTGGGCACCCTGCCTGTTCCtactgccctgctcccagctcacaTCACCCTGTCTCCACTGTCCCATTCCCTCTGCTGTGTTCCAGCTGCCCCCATTCCCACTGCCCTGTTCCCATTGCCTcattcccactgccctgcccccattcccctgtccccactgcccccattcccactgccctgcccccattcccctgtccccactgcccccattcccactgccctgcccccATTCCCCTGTCCTCCACTGCCCCCATTCCCCCACTGCCCCGTTCCCACTGCCCTATTCCATGccctgccccattcccactgCCCCATGCCCCCattcccctgccctcccaccctgtcccactGCCATTCCCACTGCCCCCATGCCCCCTCGTTCCCACTGCCCcattcccactgccctgccccaTTCCCATGTCCCACTGCCCCCCATTCCccctgcaccctgccctgccccattCCCACGTCCTCCCACTGCCCCCATTCCCCACCCTGCCCCGTTCCCACTGCCCTCACTGCCCTGTTCCATTGCCcattcccactgccctgcccccattcccctgtccccactgcccccatTCCCACGCCTGCCCCCAttcccctgtccccactgcccccattcccagccctgccccattcccctgtccccactgcccccatTCCCACTGCCCCGTTCCCACTGCCCTATTTCCACTGCCCcattcccactgccctgccccattcccctgcccactgccccaTTCCCACTGCCCGCCCACGCCCTTCCCACTGCCCCATTCCCACTGCCCTATTCCCCACTGCCCCcattcccactgccctgcccccatccccttccccctgtgcccccaccctgccccactgcccccaTTCCCACTGCCCCGTTCCCACTGCCCTATTCCCactgctccattcccactgccctgcccccattcccctgtccccactgcccccattcccactgccctgcccccattcccctgtccccactgcccccatTCCCACTGCCCCGTTCCCACTGCCCTATTCCCactgctccattcccactgccctgcccccattcccctgtccccactgccccatTCCCACTGGTCTACTCCCATTGCCCTGCTCCcaccatcccattcccattcccctgTTCCCATTGCCCTGCTCCCAttcccctgtccccactgccccatTTCCATTGCTCTATTCCCACTGCCCCgttcccactgccctgctcccattcttctgtccccactgtcccatCCATTCCCACCGTGCTCCCATTGTCCCTTCCCCTTGCCCTACATCTCCAGCTGCCTGTGGAGGGTGTGCAGCAGTCAAGGAAGCCAGACACGGGGCTGAGCCACTGTGGGATTGGGCTACTGCCACCCCCTGCCTACACTTTGGAAGCACTTTCATTGGTCTGTGCCATTGATCAGTTCAATGAAACCTCCCAGCTTTTTGGAGCAGGACACCGATGCACAATTCCCACAGGGAATTCCCCCACCAAGATATCAAGCAATGGCAACACCTGCACTGAGTGGCCTCGGCTGCAGGGCCATCACATCCATCAACCTTCTTGGTTATTTTCCCATCTGGGAGTGTTTCAGAGAGGCTCATCCCACAGCCTCTTTTAACACCATCGTGCCCAGTGTGCCTCCCTGTCCCCGCTCCCGCGGTGGGGTTTGGAGCTGGTTGTTTTACAGGGCACGGTGGGGAGCGCCGGGACTCCTCGGGAGAGCTCTCCCGCTGCCTTTTGTCCCCGAGCACGGACAATGGCAGGAAGCCGCGTCCAGCCCGTCTGCCGGGGCCGGAGCGGCCCGGGGAAGGCGCTCGGCGAGGGCCGCATTGTTCGGGCCCCATAAACTCCGGAAAGCCGGGCGCAGAATGGAAGGAAATGTCCGGAACCTCGGGCCTGGGGTTGTGGGGCTGAGCACAGAGTTCCCACGGCCCGGCCGCGGGTGATGATCCTGGAAAGCgcccggcagccccgggggcACGGGATGAGCTGCTGGGGGTCGGGATGCGGGGCTGGCCGTGAGCATCTGCCTCAGGAATGTGTTCCTGCGTGCAGGAATGGATGGAATGCTAAAGCGCCGGAGCCACGGTGATCCCGCGGGTCTCCCTGCCTGGTGCCAGGCTTTGTGGCtgtcctggtgctgccctgagctcaTGGCACACCCCGGATCCCCTTGGTTTgtccaggctgccctggagcagtgGTCAGAGAGGAGACTTGTAAACTGCAATTATATGATTCATTATAGGTGAACTGCTCTGATTTCTCCTGCCTGGGGAGTGCTGGGAACTCCTGATTGAATTTGGGTGCCCAGCCTGGttctgggggctctgtgggcagTGGCAGGATCCCTGTGCCCACTCAGCAGCAGGAGTAGGACGTTCCACTGTCAGCACCTTAAGCCTGGAAGGTATCTGGGCCAGCAGCCTTGGGGTCTCCTTGGATGCTCCAGGAGTACCACGGGCTGAAGGTGGCAGAGGATGAGTGAGGGCAGGGAGGTTCCTGTGTCAGGAGCTTGTCCCATGTCATTGCCATTCTGAGGAAGGGgccctgtgggtgctgtgggtctgggctgtgtgctgtggggacatggggatgctggccctgctggctggtGACACAGAGTGACACCGTGGGCACGTCCTGGTGTGATGGCAgacactgtttttcttttccccccagctGAGTGGAGCAGACCCCGAGTGCAGCTGTGACGAAGGGGACGAGACCTCCCGCAAGAAGCGCAGCAAGAGCCTGTAAGTGTCACATTGGGGGTGGCATCAGGGAGTGCCAGGGCTGTTTGTGGGGTCAGACACCTCAGCCTAGCCCTGCTGGTACCAGGAGCCCTCAGGATCCCTGTCCTCTCCCTGActttttccagcagcaaagccaTGAGCTGGGCTCTCACTTCAGATGGAATTGTTTCCAGGGAGGGTGCGGGGTGTGCTGGGAGCACCCCCTTCCACCGTGCCCGGGCAGGGTGAAGACACCGGCTCTGGGGAAAAACAGCTTGCCCGGGTTCAGGGAGAGGACATGGAAGCGGTGAAATCTGAGCTGGGGGCCTCCTTCCCGCTGGCCCCATGCCGGGAGGAGGAATGGGGAGGTGGAATGGGGAGGTTTCGCACCGCGGGTCATGCTCAGCCCTTGCGGCACATCCGGGGCAGAGCGGTGGGAGTGGGGACCGCGGGGACCCCCGAGGGACACcggcagctctctgctgccccCGGTAAGGCTTTGGGGTGCCACAAAGTGGATGCAAGCAAGGACAAGGCAGCCGTGGCCTTTGCTGTCCTcaaacacagctgcagctgaaggggGCAGGCGCACGAGTGAGGATGTGCAGGAGCGAACTCCTCCGGAACGCGGATCCGGCGGTGCCGGGGCCGCGGGGGTGCCCCTGGATGTGTGCCCCGTGCCCTGCGCCACGTGTGCCGGGCACCTGGAGGAGCCACACGTGGCTGGAGCGGCTCGGGGTGCGAGGGGCCTGCGCACGCAGCGGCCCGGCCTCGCTGCTGTGCCAGCGAGCGGCACTGTCGGCCCGCGCTGCTTCATCGCTGCCGCctatttttagctctttttattatttccccCCCAGCACTCGAAATGAAAACGAAGCCCTTGCAGCAGGGACGTCCCCCCGGCCTCGTGGCAGTGCcgggggagcggggctggcggGGGAGGCTGGGGCCCCCCGGGGTCAGGGGCGGTTGCGGAGAGGGCTCCGCGCTCACCTTGAGCGGCGGGGGATGCTCGGGGGATGCTCCGGGGAGCCTTGGCAGCGCCATTGGCTGTGCCGCGCCGTCCCAGCCGGCCCCGGGACTATTTATGGGGCGGGGGCCGCGGGTCCGCACTCGCTCCTCTCCCGGCACACGCTGCCGGCCTCGATGTACCACGCCATGGTGGACTTCTCCGAAAAATACCTGGAAAGGTAGGACACCCAGCATCCTGCAAGGAAGGGGgatgtgctgccctggggatggtTTGGAAGCAGTGTGGGGTGATGGTGCTGGGCCTCATGGTCATGCTGGAGTGCTGGGGCAGATCAATTTATTGAGGCAGATCAATTTATAGAGGAGTGAAGTCAGCAATTATTTTGTGGAATTGTTTTTGCTGGGGAATTATTTATTGTgcagtgtggctgcagctgggggctgtgcctgcctgcgGCTGTCATAGGCTGGGTTGGTGCCCCTCCTTCTGTGCAAGGGTGTGCAAGAGGAGCAGCATGTGGAAGTTGGGGAGCTTCCTTA
The Serinus canaria isolate serCan28SL12 chromosome 17, serCan2020, whole genome shotgun sequence DNA segment above includes these coding regions:
- the RGS3 gene encoding regulator of G-protein signaling 3 isoform X5, coding for MLETDTEKPGQMHSEDGKAAMGDAPLAAKAAALAEPWDTLEATQAPLLAEKQPVATAKGEEQPSSLPAFVIPELRLDSTFSQRAEGTAGGTTDGEDEEEDEEEDEDEEDEEEEEDSDEQYLERNELKRSSMIETSGGQPDYTLSVQGSLRRRTHSEGSLLQEAKGHCFTSDTTLHCSDSQGTAAHWALPSPRTLKKELVKNGGSIHQLTLLFSGHRKLSGADPECSCDEGDETSRKKRSKSLAKDMKNRLGIFRRRNESPGANPSGKLDKVLKSLKPTPEEALKWGDSLEKLLLHKYGLAAFRAFLRTEFSEENLEFWLACEEFKKIKSQSKMVSKAKKIFAEYIAIQSCKEVNLDSYTREHTKENLQNITRSCFDLAQKRIYGLMEKDSYPRFLRSDLYLDIINQKKGSSPL
- the RGS3 gene encoding regulator of G-protein signaling 3 isoform X4, with translation MALPQGTAAVRCCQQMLETDTEKPGQMHSEDGKAAMGDAPLAAKAAALAEPWDTLEATQAPLLAEKQPVATAKGEEQPSSLPAFVIPELRLDSTFSQRAEGTAGGTTDGEDEEEDEEEDEDEEDEEEEEDSDEQYLERNELKRSSMIETSGGQPDYTLSVQGSLRRRTHSEGSLLQEAKGHCFTSDTTLHCSDSQGTAAHWALPSPRTLKKELVKNGGSIHQLTLLFSGHRKLSGADPECSCDEGDETSRKKRSKSLAKDMKNRLGIFRRRNESPGANPSGKLDKVLKSLKPTPEEALKWGDSLEKLLLHKYGLAAFRAFLRTEFSEENLEFWLACEEFKKIKSQSKMVSKAKKIFAEYIAIQSCKEVNLDSYTREHTKENLQNITRSCFDLAQKRIYGLMEKDSYPRFLRSDLYLDIINQKKGSSPL